CGGATCTTCCCGGGCATTGAGGAAGGCGGGAGCCCGCTTCCGCAAAAAGGGGATCCCCTGAAGGAAAACGCCCTCAAGGGATCGGTGACGAAGGGCATGACCTCCTAGATCTGCGGATGCCGCCGCCCTTGGGGCTGTTGCAGGCGGTTCAAGGCCGAGAGATAGGCCTTGGCGCTGGCGAGGACGATATCCGTATCCGCCCCCTGACCATTGACGATGCGGCCATCCTGCTGCAAGCGCACCGTGACCTCGCCTTGGGCGTCGGTGCCGGTCGTGATGGCATTGACCGAATACAGCAATAATTGCGCACCGCTTGCCACCACCGCTTCGATGGCCTTGAAGGCGGCATCCACCGGCCCTCCGCCCACGGCCGCGGCGGTCTTGGCCACGCCTTCCACCAGGACTTCCACCCGGGCTTCGGGATGGGTGCCCATCTCCGAGCAGACGCGCAGGTAACCCAGGCGATAGCGTTCCGCCTGCTCCTCCTGCAGATCCTCGTTGACGAGGGTCTGCAAGTCCTCATCGAAGATTTCCGCCTTGCGGTCGGCCAACTCCTTGAAGCGCGTGAAGACCATGTCGAGGGCATCCTTGTCCAGATGGATGCCCAAGGCCTCCAGGCGCGCCCGCACCGCCGCCCGGCCCGAGAGCTTGCCCAGGGTCATGCGGTTGGCCGCCCAGCCCACGTCCTCGGCGCGCATGATTTCGTAGGTCTCCCGGTGCTTGAGGACACCGTCCTGATGGATGCCCGACTCATGGGCAAAGGCGTTGGCCCCGACGATGGCCTTGTTGGGCTGGATCGGGAAACCGGTGATGGTGGACACCAGCTTGCTGGTGGGCACGATCTGGGTGGCGTCGATGCGGGTGTCGCAGGAGAAGACGTCGGCGCGGGTGCGCACCGCCATGACGATCTCCTCCAGGGCGGCATTGCCCGCCCGCTCGCCCAGACCGTTGATGGTGCATTCCACCTGGCGGGCGCCGTGGAGGACGGCCGACAAGGAGTTGGCCACGGCCAGGCCTAGGTCGTTATGACAATGCACCGAAAAGATCGCCCGGTCGGCATTGGGCACGCGCCCGCGCAAATTGCTGACGAGCTGCCCGAAGCGGTCCGGAAGGTTGTAACCCACCGTGTCCGGGATATTGATGGTGCGCGCCCCGGCGTCGATCACCGCCTCGATGACCCGGCAGAGGAAATCCTCCTCCGAGCGCCCGGCATCCTCCGGCGAAAACTCCACGTCGTCGCAATAGTGCCGCGCCAGACGCACCGCCGCCACCGCCCGCTCCAGGACCTCGTCGGGGGCCATGCGCAATTTGGCCTGCATGTGTACCGGGCTGGTGGCGATGAAGGTATGGATGCGCCCCGCCGCCGCCCGGGCGATGGCCTCCCCGGCGCGGCGGATGTCCTCGTCCCGGGCCCGTGCCAGGGCACAGATGCGGCTGTCCTTCACCGCTGCGGCGATGGCCTGCACGGCTGCGAAATCGCCGTTGCTGGCGGCGGGGAAGCCCGCCTCGATGACATCCACGCGCAAGCGCTCCAGGGCCTTGGCGATACGCAGTTTCTCCTCGCGCGTCATGGCCGCACCCGGCGACTGCTCGCCATCGCGCAAGGTGGTGTCGAAAATGATCAAGTGTTCTTTAGTTGGACGCATGAATCACCCTTTCCGGATTGTCGGATGGATTATACCGCGTCGGCGGGTTTTTCACGAAGGGTACGCCGGCGTCCCTTACCCCACAGTCTGGCGCTGTAACCAGCGGTACACCGTGCGCTCACAAACTCCCAGCACATCTGCCACTTGGCGTCTGTTACCATGATAAAGACGCAACAATTCGTCGAGGTTGTCAGGGTGCAGTCCAGTCTTCCCCGGCTCGGGGAGCGACGATCGCTTTGCTGTCGGCAGGGTTGCTTTGCGCGATACTGCCCAATCCAGATGCCGGGGCTGAATGATCGGACCATCCGCCAGCGCCGCCGCCTTTTGCAGAATGTTGCGCAACTCCCTCACGTTGCCCGGAAAATCGTAGGCACACAGACGAATCTCCGCCTCCTTGGACAAGCTCCAACCCCCGCCCCAGTTCCTGCCAATGCGATCCAGCAAAACTTTGGCGATACCCGCGATATCTTCGCGACGCTCACGCAACGGCGGCAAATCAATGGTAATGGCCGCCAAACGGTAATAGAGATCTTCACGAAAGGCCCGCTGCGTAGCCATCTCCAGCAGATTGCGATTGGTGGCGGCCACTATGCGCACGTCTGCATGCAGGGTTTCCGCTCCGCCCAGTCGCCGAAAGCTACCCGTTTCCAGTACCCGCAGCAGCTTGGCCTGCATAGCAAGCGGTAGTTCACCGACCTCGTCCAGAAACAGAGTGCCGCCATGGGCCATTTCATACAGCCCGCATTTGCGCCCGAGACAACCGGTGAAAGCACCCCGCTCGTGGCCCAGTATCTCGCTTTCAAAAAGGGTCTCCGGCAAGGAAGCGCAATCGACGGTGATGAAAGGACCACTCGCCCGCGCCGAGAACTGATGCAGAGCATTGGCAGCCAGCTCCTTGCCTACCCCGCTCTCACCGGACAGCAGGATGCTGGCATCCGTCCGCCCTGCCATTTCTAAATGATGCAGACAGCGCATAAAGGCGGGTGAGTGTCCTACCATATGCAACTCACCGCAGGTGATTTCCTCCACCTGACGCGGGAGACGGATGATTTCCTCCCCCAGATAAGCATTACCGTCCTGATCCTTGATGGCATGGCCGCGAATCCGCACATGCTCGGCATGATTCTGGTGGTCATAATGAATGTGACGCACCTCATGCGCTTCCCCGGTATTGAACACCGCCTGGTGAGGACAATCTTCTCCACACATGTGACAAGGTACTGGGGAGTGATGGGAGATTTCATGGCAACACTTCCCGATCACCTCATCCGCACGCACGCCATAGGCATTCTGATAGGCGCGGTTGGCGGCTATAATCCGATAGTCCCGATTGATCAGCACCATGGGATTCTGCTGAATATTGAGCACACTGCCGACATCCAGCCCAATGGACAAGTCATTCCGCCTGGCCGTGCCCTCCGATTTTCCAGATCGGGTTCTTTTCCTGTGGTTTATCATATCCAAACCCTTCGATATTTCAGCTACGACCATTCTATAGTACGTATTCTCCAGGCCACCGGATGCAAGAATATTCTTATCACCTCCGAATAATTACTTTTGTTGATAAATTATAATGTTATGTTTGGCTTATGTGTCATGACCGGCTGGTCATGACCTGCCATGACACATCATGGCATAGCAGCCGTCAAAACCGCGCAAAACTGCAGTACCATAATATTCAAGAAGCATTATTTACCAGAAATAACAGTGTGGTTAAATAACTTACCATACAATATCCTGATCTGGCATGCATTCTGCTTACTGAGATTATCCAGTCACAGAGCGAGGTTTTCATGTCGGGATTATATATCATCTGTTTAAGTGGGGTGAGAGAGCGGTTGCAGTTTGCGGCGATGGCGGCGTCGGTTGCGGCGGTTTCGGGGTCGGAGGTGCATGTTTTTCTGTCCATGAATGCCTTTCCCTATTTTGTGAAAGGACACGGCAAGGAGGCCCCGGCGGAAGGCGAGATGGGGCATTCGATGGCCGGGCGCAATGTGCCGCCGTTCTACCAGATTTTTGAGCAGGCCGTGGAATTGGGCGATGCCAAAATCTGGGCCTGCTCCATGGCCATGGACGTGATGGGGATCCAGGCGGAGGCGATGGAAGACATCGTCGCCGGGCCTTTGGGTCTGACCAAGTTCCTCAGCGACGCCGAAGGCGCGCAGATCCTGACCTTTTAAAAAGGAGTGGTAGATGAGTGAAAGAGTCGTAGATGCCCGCGGCAGTTTTTGCCCCGGGCCGCTGATGGAGCTGATTTCCAGCATGAAGATGATGAGTGTCGGCGATACCCTGGAATTGTTGTCCACCGATGCCGGTTCCGCTGCGGATGTACCGGAGTGGATCCAAAAGGTCGGTCACGAAATGCTCGATACCCGACAGGATGATGCGGGTACCTGGCATATCCGGGTGCGCAAGGCCAAGTAGCACGACGTCCAACCAGTACACAGACCTACAAGGAGTGACATCATGAGAATTCTCGTCGTCGGTGGGGGTATGGGGGGCACCATTTTCGCCAATCATCTGGCCCGCCGTATCCACCATGAAATGAAAACCGGCAAGGCCCGCATTACCATGCTCTCGGCCAGCCACGAACACGTCTATCAGCCCGGTTGGCTTTATGTGGCCATGGGTCGGACGACCCCGGATGAACTGGTCCGCGAACAGCAGAGCCTGCTGGAACCCGGTATCGAGTTTCATGTCGATCCCGTGGAGGAGTTTCATCTCGCCGACAATCACGTCCAATGCAAGAGCGGCAAGATTCATGAGTATGATGTTATGGTCATTTCCACCGGCTCCCGTCCCATGCCAGAAAACATCCCCGGCCTCCAGGAGAACTCCATCAACTGTTACACCGCGGAGAATGCGGTGGAGTTCTTCCGGCAACTCTCGGACTTCAAGGGGGGGCGCATCGTCGTCACCGTCGGTCTGCCGCACAAGTGTCCGATGATTCCGCTGGAAATCACCTTCGCCATGCACGATTTCATTCAGGATCGTGGCCTGCGGGACAAGACCGAGTTCTACTACACGTATCCCATCGGTCGGGTGCATAGCCTGGAGAATGTGGCGAAGTGGGCGGCACCGGAATTCGACCGGATGGGCATCCAGTACGAGACGCTGTTCAATATGAAGGAAGTCGATGGCAAAAATGCCCAGGTCCTCAGTGAGGAGGGGGGTGCCGTCAAGTATGACCTGCTGGTGGCGGTGCCGCCGCACAAGGGTCAGGAAGTCATTGAGCAGAATGGCCTCGGGCAGAATGGCTGGATTCCTACCAACCGCACGTCTTTGCACATGGAGGGGGAATACGGCAAGAATGTCATCGTCCTGGGGGACACCACCAACCTGCCGATCAGCAAGGCCGGCTCCACCACGCATTTCGAGGCTGAGGTCGCCGCCGAGAATGTCGCGGCGGTGATCAAGATCGGGCGATCGGTGCGCAGTTACGATGGCAAGGTCTTCTGCTTCATAGAGGCGGGCAAGGATCGCGCCACGTATGCCATGTTTGATTACCAGCATCCTCCGCAGCCCAAGGCCCCGACCGGTGCGGTCCATGCCTTCAAGATGGCCTACAACCAGCTCTATTGGGCCAGTGCCCGCGGCTTACTCTAAGGGAGGTGATCTATGACGGCTGTTATGGCGGAAACCTCCCACGAGGAGGAGTTGGCCGAGGCCCGGGAAGCCCTGGCGCATCTGGTGGAGAATGGGGATCTGGAGCGTATCGTGCATCTGGCGCGGCTGGCCGGTGCCGCGCAGGATTCCATGAGCGATGAATTGGTCGGGCGGATGGCGGGTCTGGCCAGCGATGGTCTCGACTTGCTGGACCGGGTCCATCGCAGTCAGGTCGTCCATGCCCTGCCCGCCATCTCCGCGCTGGTGGAGAATGGGGATCTGGAGCGTATCGTGCATCTGGCGCGGCTGGTCGGTGCCGCGCAGGATTCCATGAGCGATGAAATCGTGACGCGGTTGGCGGGCATGGCCAGCAATGCCATGTGCCTGCTCGACCGGGCTACCCGCACCGGCGTCATGGAGCGGATGGTGACGGTGGCGGAAAAGATGGATCAGGAGCATATCCTGACCGATTTCCTCCGCTGTCTGGCCGGGGCTACGGAAGAAGCGGCCCATGCCCCTCTTCCCAAAGGCGGCCTCACCGGACTCTGGGAACTGATAAAACAACCGGAAACCCAGCAAACCATCCAGTTCCTCATGCTCCTCGGTAAACACTTCCGATCCTGCCGACTCAAACACTGAGGCCCCACCTCAACCATTCCTTTTTAAAAGCGTTCTACTCGCCCCGCTTGTAGCTCCCTGATCTTCCGGGGGCTTTTTTTGTAGCTCCGCATGTCGGATGGCTGTAAACTAGGCTCACCGTGCCAGAAATATCATTGAGTGCGCGTTGCTGTTCAGATTGGGGCAGATCGGCCCCACGGCCGGGTCGATCTTCCGGAAGAAGTCGAAAGCTGGAGTATCCGCCAATAATGAATAATATACATTGGGATAAGATTTACACCGAGAAAGCATCGACCACGGTGAGTTGGTACTGTGACCATGATGAGACATCGTTACGACTGCTGGATGAGATGGATTTGAAACCACAAGACGCGATTATCGATGTCGGTGGTGGCGCTTCCACATGGGTCGATGACTTGATTGGGCGCGGATTTTCCAGAATCTCCATACTTGATCTCTCCGCTGCCGCACTGGCCGTGACCCAACAACGTCTTGGGAAGTATCCGGGCACCGTGAAGTGGATCGCCGGGGATGTGCTGGAAACGCCCCTGCCGCAAGCAAACTTCTCTTTATGGCATGACCGCGCAGTTTTTCATTTCCTGACGGACAAAAAACAGCGCCAACGCTACGTTCAGGTATTGAGCGACGCCTTAAAGCCAGGCGGCCATGTCATCATAGCCACCTTCGCAGAAGACGGGCCTACCCAATGCAGCGAACTTCCAGTGTGCCGTTATAGCCCTGAACAATTGCATTCTGAGTTTGGAACATTATTTACGCTTATTTCCCATGATCACGTGATACACCGCACCCCGGCAGGGAAAACCCAAGCTTTTACGTATTGCCATTTTCAGATCATTTGAAGCACCTGACCATGCCCTGATCTTTGCAAGGCAGGCCATACCTTTTGGATGCCAATTGTCATATATATGACATGCCACGTTCATCGTACTGTCACATTTCGTCTGTATGCTTAGGTGTTACATCCTACACGGATTGTTGTTTCTTTTTTTATACCGTTGCCGGTCAGCGGATCACTCTACTGGGATATTGGCACCTTACCGCTGCTCTGGGCGTTACCCATAGCGGTGATTCTTTGGTCGTCGGTCATGGCCACCCTGTTCTTCCGGCCCGAGCGGTTACGCTCCCTGGTTGAAACGCAGGAGACACGACTCGATGCGCAAACGCACGATCAACCTGCCAAAACGCGCTGGTCTGTCTCCCGGAATTGGCGGGCGTTGGCCCGATGGACACCACAGACGTGGAGAAACCCGCTTGTTTTGTACCCCATGGGGGTTCCCAGCGTCCTTCTGATAGGGACGGCGGGGGTGCTGCTGACGTTACTCACTTCGGTGATCGGCAGACAAATGACGCATCCCGAACTCTCTGCCGTTTTTATGCATCATGCCGTTATTCTGAGTGTGAGTATGGGCAGGACATTAACCGTTTTGCTCGTCAGTGCGGCGAACAGTCATTGGATTCAGCAGGACGCAGACTGGCGAACGGTTTTCCTGACCGGGCTATGGGGAAGCAAAACGCGATTCTGCCAGCAAGCCATGCGCCATCATGCACGTCAGAGCACCTTATTGGCCGGAGTGCTTGCGCTAACGATACTCGCCCTATCGACTTCGCTTCTGTCGTTACAGATTTTACAGGGCATAGCGCTCATGGCATTTCTATTTACGACGACACTCTGGTTGAGCTACGCCTTTTTCTTCGCCTATATGTTTGGCTTGCGCATTGCCGCTCGAAAAAAGATCATCCAATCGCTGGCGTTCGGATTATCCTACCTTCCGGTAAACCTCGGCCTGCTAGCGCTGCTGCAGTCATCAACCGGTTTCATGCTTTGGTTCCTGGGACTTTGCATGCCCTTGTTACTGCTTATCTGGGTGTTTTCCACCCATCGGCAGGCAGTATGCAAAATGGGGCGGGAAGACTGGATGCTTAATGCCACCGCTTAAGGGCATTTGCATTTTTCATTGGCTTGGCGACTGCCGGTCCAATTTTAAAGACGGCCGCGACACCGGACTCACCTCCTACCCAAAGGCGCTGCCTCACAGTATCAAGTGACAATACATGGCGCCGGTGGTTGGCAAAGCCGGAGGTGGATGACTGCCATTTCCTGACATAGGCGCGGGCCCTGGCCGGCCACGCCCTCGGCTGATATCACCGAGGCACATATCAGCGTCAGAAAAGCGGAGAGGGTCCCCACTGAGCAGAATGGTAGAAAACGGCATGGATTGTAGAAAAAGAAGGCAGGGAAAAATGTCCTAATCCTTTTGATTTATTGGTCGGGGCGAGAGGATTTGAACCTCCGACCACCTGAACCCCATTCAGGTGCGCTACCAGGCTGCGCTACGCCCCGCAAGAGGTCGTAATGTACAGCGGAAACGCTACTTGGGTCAATGCCTGCGACCGCATAAATCCAATAATTCCGATAACTCCTGGCGCAGGTATTGCCAACGTTTGCGGACCTCGATAACACTGATGGATGCGCCACCCACGTCCAGACTCAGTTGCCGCTGATTTTCATCCGGGGACTCGCGGTGCGGAAAGCGCCCCCGCCCCTGCAAACGCTCCCGCGCACCGTGAATGGTGTACCCTTCTCCATAGAGAAGGGTACGAATCTGTCTCGCCAACAACAGGTCGTGGCGCTGGTAATAACGCCGGTTACCCTTTCTTTTGAGTGGACTAAGCTGCGGAAACTCCTGCTCCCAGTAACGCAGCACATGTGCCTTCACCCCGCAGAGCAGGGCGGCCTCGCTGATGGAGAAATACCGTTTTTCCGGTATATCCGGGAGCGGAGCGAGGTCTTTGCTCGCCTTTTCCCTATGCGTTGTCTGGTTCGCTACCATTCACGTAGGCTTTGAGCTTCTGGCTCGGATGGAACGTCACCACGCGCCGCGCCGTGATGGTAATCTCCACACCGGTCTTCGGGTTACGTCCGGGGCGGGGGTTTTTATCGCGTAACGTAAAATTGCCAAAGCCGGATAGCTTCACCTCCTCGCCTTTGGCCAGATTCTCACGGATGCCGTCGAATAGGGCCTCGACGATACCTTTGGCTTCCCGCTTGTTCAGACCCATACTCTCAAACAGCATGTCTACAATTTCAGCTTTGGTAACGGCCACATTATTCTCCTATGCCCTGAGTTCGATGGAACCGAGTTGCCGCACGGCAACCAGCAACCGGTCCATTTCTGCTTGTACCTCTGTATCCGTCAGCGTCCGCCCCGCGTCCTGAAGGAGCAGCGCAAAAGCCAGACTGTACGTTCCCGCCACCAGGGAAGAACCCTGATAGCGATCAAAAATGGTGATGCTCCGCACGATACCCGATGCAGCGGCCCGCATGGTATCGAGTACCGTTCCTGCCAGTATGTCATTCGGGATAACCAACGCTATATCCCGCCGCAATGCCGGAAATGGCGACAGGGATGAAAACCTGGAAATGCTCGTCAGATTACCCAGCCACTCCACATCCAAGTAGAAGAAAAACGGTGACTTGTCAAGGCCATACTCTGCGGCCTGGGTTGGATGAAACGCACCGAGCACGCCCACCCGCCGATCTTCCACACAAATTTCTGCAGCCTGTCCCGGATGCAGGGCCGGGTAGGCGTCCAGCGGCCGGAAGGTAAAGTCCGTACCCGGCCAAAGCGCGAGCAAAGCACTCACGTCGCCTTTCAGGTCATAGAAATCAACCGCGCGCAGGGGTTCCGCCCAGCTTTCCCGATCCACCGTCCCGACTATACAGCCGCCCAGCACGAGGCGCTGCCCGTGGGCGGAAAATACGCGCCCCAGTTCAAAAATGCGTACCCGTTCCTGCTGCCGTTTCATGTTGAATTGAAGCGCTTGCATCAAACCCGGCCAAAGGCTGGCGCGCATGACGGCCAAATCTGCGGACAGGGGGTTGAGCAGCGCTGGCGCGTCGGCATCCGGTGTGAACAGGTTTTGCGCCTGACGGGAGATAAAACTGTAGGTGATCACCTCATGATAATCCCGCGCCTGCAAAACACTGCGTAAAGTGGCTGCCTGCGGTCCCTGCTTCATGGGCAGCGGTTGCAGGATGCCCTCAGGGCGGTGGGCGGGCAATCGCTCATAACCATGGATCCGTCCCACCTCTTCGATCAGATCCGCCTCGATGCGGAGATCAAAGCGGTGACTCGGGGGAATCGCCTGCCAGCCATCGGGGACCCTGTTGACATGCAGCCCCAGACGAGTGAGAGCCGTTTCGACCACATCATCCTCGTAATCCATTCCCAGGATGCGTGCCAGTCGGGCACGGCGCAAGGGGATCGGCTGATGCTCCGGCAACTGACCCAGAATGGTGCAGGATCGTTCTGTTCGCAAACGTGCCATACCTAACGTGGCGAAAAGCTGCAAGGTACGGGTGGCCACCACCGGCCCCAAGGTGAAATCGACGCCGCGTTCAAAGCGCATGGCAGCATCCGTCTGCAGGCCCAGGCGGCGTGCGCGCCCCTGGATAGCCCCCGGCTGGAAGAAAGCGGACTCCAGGACAATGGAACGCGTCTGTGCTGTCACCGCAGTGCGCCGCCCACCAATAATACCCGCCAGAGCCACCGGACCCGCGTCGTCCGCAATCACCAACATATCGGATTCCAGCGGCAAGTCGCGGCCATCCAGAGCATCGAGAGTCTCCCCAATCTGCGCCCAGCGCACGGTGAGATTCCCTTGCAGCGTTTCTGCGTCAAAGGCGTGTAGAGGCTGTCCCGTTTCGAGCATTTGCAGATTCAGCAGATCCACTACGGGATGGATGCAACGCTGACCTGCACGACGCAGACGCTCACGCAAATAGTCCGGCAACCGTTCCGGAACACCCTCTATCCACAGGGCGGTGTAGGAACGACAGGCGTTTTGCGCGTCTGCGGCAACATGCGGAGCAAAGCCTCCATTACCGGGGACCACATCGCCCGGGCGCACGACCGCCCATGCCGGTACCGGGATAGCCGCCGTGGGGAGGGACAACGCTTCAGCCCCGAGGGCAAACAAATCCCTGGCGACTCCAGCTACGGACAGCGCATCGCCACGATTCGGAGTGATCCCCAGGGTCAGTATCTGGTCATCCAGACCGAGGTAAGCGCGCAGGTCGGCTCCCACCGGCGCATCCGCGTCCAGAACCAGCAAACCGCTGCTGCCGTCATCAAGCCCCAGCTCCGCGGCTGCACAAAGCATTCCTTCCGAGGATATCCCGCGCAGCATAGATGTGGCGATGCGGTGTTCTCCAGGGAGCAGCGCACCGGGGAGGGCCAGAGGCACCCGCTGACCTGCTGCCAGGTTGTCCGCCCCACAGACAATCGTGCGTAGCCTCCCGTCGCCCGCATCCACCTCTGCCACCCGCAGCTTATCGGCCTGCGGATGGGGTGCCACGGACCGGACGGCAGCGACGACCACTCCGCGAAAAGACGGCGCGGCATCCTCAATCGCCTCCACCTCGATACCGCCCATGGTCAAACGCCGGGCGATCTCCTCCGTATCCCAGGAAATTTCAAGCAATTCACGAAGCCACTGAACACTGACACGCATGGCGGGTCCTCAGGAAAACTGTTTGAGGAAGCGCAGATCGTTCTCGAAGAAGAGACGTAGATCGTTCACTCCGTAACGCAGCATGGTGAGACGCTCGACACCCATCCCAAAGGCAAAGCCGCTGAAACGCTCGCCGTCGACACCGGCACCCGCCAACACCGCCGGATGCACCATACCGCAGCCCAGCACCTCCAGCCAGCCGGTCTGCTTGCAGACCCGGCAGCCGGAACCGCCGCAGATGACGCAGCCGATATCAATTTCAGCGGAAGGCTCCGTGAAGGGGAAGTAGGAGGGACGGAAGCGTACCGGGAGATCAGGCTTTGCGAAAAACCCGTGCAGAAAATCCGACAGCAAACCGCGCAAATCGGCGAAACTGGCCCGTTCGTCGAGCAGCAAGCCCTCCACCTGGTGAAACATCGGCGTATGGGTGATATCTGAGTCGCGCCGGTATACCCTGCCGGTGGCGATCATACGCAGGGGCGGCTGATGGGATTCCAGAAACCGGATCTGAACTGTCGACGTCTGGGTGCGCAAAAGACGTGTTGCGTCCAGATAAAAGGTGTCATGCATCGCCCGCGCAGGGTGGTCTTCCGGAATATTGAGTGCGGCGAAGTTGTGATAATCGTCCTCGATTTCGGGGCCATCGCTGATCTCAAAACCCAATCCGAAAAAATAATGCTCTATCCACTCCAGAGTCTGGCGAATAGGATGCGCGCTACCACACGCTTCCCGCCGTCCCGGCAGCGTCACATCCAGATGTTCCTGCTGAAGACGTGCATGAATAGCGGCCGCTTCAAGCTCTGCCTTGCGTTCCTGCAAAAGCGACTGCACCTCGGACTTGCGCTCGTTGAGCAATTGCCCGGCTTCCCGCCGCGCTTCGGGTGACAACTGCCCGAGTTGCTGCATTGCCTCGGTAAGAACGCCCTTCTTACCGAGCCACCGCAGGCGGATCCGTTCCAGGGTGTTCAGGTCGGAGGCCGCCGCGACTTCCTGGGCAGCCTCCGCGATGGAGGCCATGGATTGAAAAGGCATCGCCACAGCCTCCGCCACCGTCAGGCTGCCAACTGGCCCTTGACCACCTCAACGAGACGGGAAAAGGCCGCCTTGTCACGTACGGCTATGTCGGCCAGCACCTTGCGGTCAAGCTGGATACCCGCGCGCAACAAGCCATTCATGAAACGGCTGTAGGTCACGCCCTCAGAACGTGCCGCGGCATTGATACGCACAATCCACAAACTGCGAAAATCGCGTTTCTTGGTCCGGCGATCACGATACTCATAGGTCAGAGCCTTCATCACCGCCTGATGGGCAATGCGATAATTGCTCTTGCGCTGGCCACGAAAGCCCTTGGCACGGGCCAGAACTTTCTTGTGCCGTGCATGGGCGGTTACGCCACGTTTTACTCTAGACATGGTACTGTTCCTTTATCATCAACCGTAGGGGAGCATTCGCCGCAATGCGGCCTGGTCGCTACCCGAAGTAACCAGCGTATGGCGCAGGTGGCGCTTCCGCTTGGTCGTTTTCTTGGTCAGGATGTGGTTCAAAAACGCCTGACGATGCTTGAATTTACCGGAACCGGTGCGCTTGAAACGCTTGGCCGCCCCACGATTGCTCTTCATTTTTGGCACGATTGTCTCCTATTTTTTCCGCGGCGCGACAATCATCACCATTTGTCGCCCTTCCATGCGTGGCCGTTGTTCAACCACACCCACTTCCGTTAAATCCTGTTCTACCCGATTGAGCAACTCCATACCCAATTCGGGATGCGACATTTCACGACCGCGAAAGCGCAACGTAATTTTCGCACGATCTCCATCTTCAATAAAACGCAAAATATTGCGCAACTTGATCTGGTAGTCAGCATCATCCGTACGAGGGCGGAATTTAATTTCCTTCACCTGCGTCTGTTTCTGCCGGCGTTTTGCATCATGCTGGCGCTTACTTTCCTGAAAACGAAACTTTCCGTAGTCCATGATCCGGCATACGGGAGGATCGGCTTGCGGGGCGATCTCAACGAGATCCAGTTCAG
This sequence is a window from Acidithiobacillus ferridurans. Protein-coding genes within it:
- a CDS encoding class I SAM-dependent methyltransferase → MNNIHWDKIYTEKASTTVSWYCDHDETSLRLLDEMDLKPQDAIIDVGGGASTWVDDLIGRGFSRISILDLSAAALAVTQQRLGKYPGTVKWIAGDVLETPLPQANFSLWHDRAVFHFLTDKKQRQRYVQVLSDALKPGGHVIIATFAEDGPTQCSELPVCRYSPEQLHSEFGTLFTLISHDHVIHRTPAGKTQAFTYCHFQII
- a CDS encoding sulfurtransferase TusA family protein — protein: MSERVVDARGSFCPGPLMELISSMKMMSVGDTLELLSTDAGSAADVPEWIQKVGHEMLDTRQDDAGTWHIRVRKAK
- a CDS encoding 2-isopropylmalate synthase, with the translated sequence MRPTKEHLIIFDTTLRDGEQSPGAAMTREEKLRIAKALERLRVDVIEAGFPAASNGDFAAVQAIAAAVKDSRICALARARDEDIRRAGEAIARAAAGRIHTFIATSPVHMQAKLRMAPDEVLERAVAAVRLARHYCDDVEFSPEDAGRSEEDFLCRVIEAVIDAGARTINIPDTVGYNLPDRFGQLVSNLRGRVPNADRAIFSVHCHNDLGLAVANSLSAVLHGARQVECTINGLGERAGNAALEEIVMAVRTRADVFSCDTRIDATQIVPTSKLVSTITGFPIQPNKAIVGANAFAHESGIHQDGVLKHRETYEIMRAEDVGWAANRMTLGKLSGRAAVRARLEALGIHLDKDALDMVFTRFKELADRKAEIFDEDLQTLVNEDLQEEQAERYRLGYLRVCSEMGTHPEARVEVLVEGVAKTAAAVGGGPVDAAFKAIEAVVASGAQLLLYSVNAITTGTDAQGEVTVRLQQDGRIVNGQGADTDIVLASAKAYLSALNRLQQPQGRRHPQI
- a CDS encoding sigma-54 interaction domain-containing protein, translated to MSIGLDVGSVLNIQQNPMVLINRDYRIIAANRAYQNAYGVRADEVIGKCCHEISHHSPVPCHMCGEDCPHQAVFNTGEAHEVRHIHYDHQNHAEHVRIRGHAIKDQDGNAYLGEEIIRLPRQVEEITCGELHMVGHSPAFMRCLHHLEMAGRTDASILLSGESGVGKELAANALHQFSARASGPFITVDCASLPETLFESEILGHERGAFTGCLGRKCGLYEMAHGGTLFLDEVGELPLAMQAKLLRVLETGSFRRLGGAETLHADVRIVAATNRNLLEMATQRAFREDLYYRLAAITIDLPPLRERREDIAGIAKVLLDRIGRNWGGGWSLSKEAEIRLCAYDFPGNVRELRNILQKAAALADGPIIQPRHLDWAVSRKATLPTAKRSSLPEPGKTGLHPDNLDELLRLYHGNRRQVADVLGVCERTVYRWLQRQTVG
- a CDS encoding integration host factor subunit alpha, which codes for MAVTKAEIVDMLFESMGLNKREAKGIVEALFDGIRENLAKGEEVKLSGFGNFTLRDKNPRPGRNPKTGVEITITARRVVTFHPSQKLKAYVNGSEPDNA
- a CDS encoding DsrE/DsrF/DrsH-like family protein, with the translated sequence MSGLYIICLSGVRERLQFAAMAASVAAVSGSEVHVFLSMNAFPYFVKGHGKEAPAEGEMGHSMAGRNVPPFYQIFEQAVELGDAKIWACSMAMDVMGIQAEAMEDIVAGPLGLTKFLSDAEGAQILTF
- a CDS encoding MerR family transcriptional regulator, whose translation is MVANQTTHREKASKDLAPLPDIPEKRYFSISEAALLCGVKAHVLRYWEQEFPQLSPLKRKGNRRYYQRHDLLLARQIRTLLYGEGYTIHGARERLQGRGRFPHRESPDENQRQLSLDVGGASISVIEVRKRWQYLRQELSELLDLCGRRH
- a CDS encoding NAD(P)/FAD-dependent oxidoreductase, coding for MRILVVGGGMGGTIFANHLARRIHHEMKTGKARITMLSASHEHVYQPGWLYVAMGRTTPDELVREQQSLLEPGIEFHVDPVEEFHLADNHVQCKSGKIHEYDVMVISTGSRPMPENIPGLQENSINCYTAENAVEFFRQLSDFKGGRIVVTVGLPHKCPMIPLEITFAMHDFIQDRGLRDKTEFYYTYPIGRVHSLENVAKWAAPEFDRMGIQYETLFNMKEVDGKNAQVLSEEGGAVKYDLLVAVPPHKGQEVIEQNGLGQNGWIPTNRTSLHMEGEYGKNVIVLGDTTNLPISKAGSTTHFEAEVAAENVAAVIKIGRSVRSYDGKVFCFIEAGKDRATYAMFDYQHPPQPKAPTGAVHAFKMAYNQLYWASARGLL